The proteins below are encoded in one region of Scyliorhinus torazame isolate Kashiwa2021f chromosome 16, sScyTor2.1, whole genome shotgun sequence:
- the LOC140392902 gene encoding BTB/POZ domain-containing protein 17-like, translating to MDGSEASETFVHQTHIMSALSSLFKSEELCDVRLAINGGSPLPAHRFVLALGSAVFRAMLSGERWADGRRGTVELTEEEGAAACFEDFLRYFYTGRIAVNVDNVFAVHGLAEKYDVGPLRIACEQFLLDNVAHAGALDLALAWHRYARFVGFTRLEEACDTFVAWNLDTVMRSPDWLALDEEQMDALLRRSDLVVESEFALCQALLRWLERRPDAAAPALLAHLRFPMMSPDELASLRADPLAPRQQLDDLLAQSLGLHQDSCLTKENVGRLHTAPACPLRQRLYTAKSCGSPWQLDFFSSMTKTVLCKEFATTNFRVQSKWFVTFHPKGERLVVQEERPVRGSVRLPAPPGAKRRCTCPGLYERVLKDNNRAALHCKIIRCHSSSRATHEHQIAVLFYRFLAGRWLVCDLKTFNIPHWQDVKIDDLLPASERGKYVSRVNDTMTLHFIGQTNWKKI from the coding sequence ATGGACGGCTCGGAGGCGTCGGAAACCTTTGTCCACCAGACGCACATCATGTCGGCCCTCTCGTCCCTCTTCAAAAGCGAGGAGCTCTGCGACGTGCGGCTAGCGATCAATGGTGGCAGCCCGCTGCCGGCCCACCGCTTCGTGCTGGCACTGGGCAGTGCCGTCTTCCGCGCCATGTTATCAGGCGAGCGCTGGGCGGACGGCCGGCGTGGCACGGTGGAGCTgacggaggaagagggggcggcggcCTGCTTCGAGGACTTCCTGCGCTACTTTTACACAGGCCGCATCGCCGTCAATGTGGACAACGTCTTTGCTGTGCATGGCCTGGCTGAGAAGTACGACGTGGGGCCCCTGCGGATCGCCTGTGAACAATTCCTGCTGGACAATGTGGCGCACGCTGGCGCGCTGGACCTAGCCCTGGCCTGGCACCGCTACGCCCGCTTTGTGGGTTTCACCCGGCTCGAGGAGGCCTGCGACACGTTCGTGGCGTGGAACCTGGACACGGTGATGCGCTCACCCGACTGGCTGGCACTGGACGAGGAGCAAATGGACGCCCTGCTCCGCCGATCGGACCTGGTGGTAGAGAGCGAGTTCGCCCTGTGCCAGGCCCTGCTCCGCTGGCTGGAGCGCCGCCCCGACGCTGCCGCCCCGGCCCTGCTGGCCCACCTGCGCTTCCCCATGATGAGCCCCGACGAGCTGGCCTCGCTGCGAGCTGACCCCCTGGCACCGCGCCAGCAACTCGACGACCTGCTGGCCCAGAGCTTGGGTCTGCACCAGGACAGCTGCCTGACCAAGGAGAACGTGGGGCGCCTCCACACGGCACCGGCTTGCCCACTGCGTCAGCGGCTCTACACGGCCAAGAGCTGCGGCAGCCCCTGGCAGCTCGACTTCTTCAGCTCCATGACCAAGACGGTGCTCTGCAAGGAGTTTGCCACCACTAACTTTCGGGTGCAGTCCAAATGGTTTGTCACCTTCCACCCCAAGGGCGAGCGGCTGGTGGTGCAGGAGGAGCGCCCAGTCCGTGGCAGCGTGCGCTTGCCGGCTCCCCCTGGCGCCAAGCGCCGCTGCACCTGCCCCGGCCTCTATGAGCGGGTGCTGAAGGACAACAACCGGGCAGCCCTGCACTGCAAGATCATCCGCTGCCACTCCAGCAGCCGGGCCACACACGAGCACCAGATTGCTGTGCTTTTCTACCGCTTCCTAGCGGGCCGCTGGCTTGTGTGTGACCTCAAGACCTTCAACATCCCCCACTGGCAGGACGTGAAGATCGACGACCTGTTGCCTGCCTCAGAGCGGGGCAAGTACGTCAGCCGGGTGAATGACACTATGACTCTACACTTCATCGGGCAGACAAACTGGAAAAAGATTTAG